AGAGCTGGTGCCCAGCAGCGGGggcaaggagaggagaagaaccagaagaggcagcaggaagGCATGGAGTGAGACCCTtcctgaaagagagagagaaggacagagacagggggagagaggaagagaggagaacGCAATGAATGGAGAGAAACCAGGGCGGCAAGCTGTGAAAGGAGAGGCCACAGAAGTGTCTGGAGAGAAGTGGCGAGCTGCTGTCCCCATGACACCGCTCCCCTCCCTCAAGGCAGACCGCGGCTTCAGCTTCCTCCGGCCGTCCCGCCAGCTCGCTCCCTTCTAACGCCCCGGGCTCTTAGAAATGGCTGTGAGGGGCTTTCGGCTGCTGGGGACCCCGGAGTAAGGGGGTGGAAAGGGTCCCCTTTCCAGGGTGGGATGCTTAGGACCATCCCAAGGACAAGGGCAAGCTCCGATACGACATCTTGCCCACAGATGGAGTGCTCCCACCTCAGGCTACCCAATCTTGGCAGCCCAAAGACTTCGGGAGCTCCCTCTCTGCTCAAGCCCGTGAGGAGGCCCTCGGTGGGGACTGATGAAAGGAACAACCCCGTCCAAAACCGGCCAGAGCACAGATTGAGCACTTACCCCCACCCCTCCGCAGGGCAGCATGACGAACATCCGCTGCGACAGGATCCCTGCAGAAAGAGGGGACAGCGAGGACTTCAGAGCTGAAAAACCAGGGAACGGTGAGGGACAGGGTGCACAGCACGGGGATACCAAGGAGGGAGGTTTGGCCCGGCTGCTTGGCCAGAATTAGGACCAGCCCCCAGAGGAGCTGCTTGGTGTGGTCCCCAAGGGTGTTCCAAGACCCGGAGTGGACAGGGATGGGCAGAAGGTGAGGGCACGGCTGCCCGAGGGAGCAGTGTGGACGTGGACTCACCTGCCAGCTTCCCGTTGTCCAGTTTCAGGCGGTTGAGGGGATTGGTGCCGTAGAGGAAGACGTGGCGCTCGGTATGGACACACTGCAGCTCTTCCAGGGTGGCCTTGCGTCCCCGCAGACACTGCGGCAGACGGGGGTTGTGACCAAGCCGCTCCGAACGAGAGATGCAGGctctcccacccacccaccccagccTCCGAGGGTGGAGGTGGCACGTCCGGCTGTCCGAGTACGGCCGCACCTCGCATCACCGCAGTCGGGACGGCGGCTGCAAGGCTGAGCACGGCGCTTCTCGCCTTGGATTTGAAAGAGAGCAACCCCGCTCATCTGCAGGCAGGGATCAGGCAGGGATCAGGCAAGAAATGCCAGCACCACCTTCCGACAACTGCAGAGCCCTGTGTGGACCGGTCAGCCCAGCCAGACCAAGGCAAGGCTTCTAACAGACAGGAGCTGACGCTGCTGATGTTCCCAGAGTTGGCAAAACACCCTGTTTCAGTAGGGAGCACACCTCTCCCTGCGCCCATTTTCCACCTTCCGAAGCCGGGGATGGTCAGACCAGCGTGCTCTGACCCGGCACTGCCAGCCACAGACAAGTCCAAGCCCTCTCCCGAGGTCTTTGTTGCCTGGCTAACGGTGGGAACAGGCTGAGAAGATCCGGGAGCAAAAGGGATGGAGGTGGGAGCAGGATGCCCTATCAACACCATTAGCATGAGATCGGCTTGTACCAGCATCCCTCTCCCGGACAGGCGTcgggctccccgccgccgctcgcGCTCACCTCGCACTGGCTGCGCAGCCCTCTCTCCTGCAGACGGGACCAGATGCTCTGGATCCTGCCCGCGTGCTCTGGGTGGTTGCTGTTGTCGCCGCAGGAACATTGGTGTTTGAGCATCACCGAGTCGTAAACCAGTCCTGCAACGCACAGGGAGAGCTGCTGTCCCGAGACTGGACTGGATGCCCAGGCCTCGATGGTGCTGACGCCACTTCAGCTCCTTTTCAGGGGCTGGCCGAGACCCTCAACGCCCGTAACTATTTGGTTTGACAGAAATGCTTCCCTCAAACCATGGGAGCCTCTGTCCCAACGTGCTTGAAGCAAATCCTGCCTTGGATCTGCAAGAGAGCTGAACCTTGCCAGCATCGCTGGACCAGGATGGCAGTCAAGGGGCCAGATAAACAAGTCCTGCTTGGAAAAGCCACCTTAGATAAGGAGAAGGGGCCACTCATGGCTTACTCCACCCTTTTAGCATCCAGCCAGAGCACCCCCAAGCATTTATGAGTCTGGGAGTGACCGGGACGGATGCTAAGCTGCTCCTGGGCATCCCCACCTCCCTTCCAGCTCtcgtccccagccccagctctgctcccgcTGTGACAGCCCCGTACCTGTTGTGAAGTGCGGCTTGGCGGGCTGCTCCtgcacaggcagggagagagtcTTGGAGGCTGtgtcctgggcagggagggagacgGTCGCGGTGGCAGGAGACGACTGGGCCCTGGAGAGGGGCCTGTGGCCTGCATGGATGGTGGGGACCATGGGGGAGTCGGCCAAGGGCTGCCGCttgaggagctgctgctgcccgcgCTGGTAGGAATCCCAGAGATAGGCCTGATGGAGAGAGACGGCGGTGAGCAGGGCAGCCGGAGCAAGGCACCAGGGCAGCAAGGGGAACATCACCCGGGCCAGGGAAGGAAGCTCTGCACTGGGCACCCTCCCAGTGTCTGGATGCAACAGCCCCCTCCACGCTGGGGGGCCCGGAGCCGGTTTGCAGGAGCTGGGACACATCACGCAgcatctgctgctctctgctggctCAGCCCCGCAGTGCTGGGCAACCCTGCGGCAAGGTGCAGCGATCCGGGGACGATGCCCCGCACTCTGGGGACGATGCCCAGCGATCCATCTGCGGACGATGCTGACACCAGGGGTGGCTACAGCTCTCGTCCCTGTCCTAGGAGTGTCCTTACCCACACAGCACCCTTTTTCAGAGGTGGCTTTCAAGGTCTGATCTGAATCTTCCCGGGCTCAGGATGCCACCAGCTTTGCTGGGTTTGTGCAAAGCCTCAAATGGGAGACGCCAAGGGAGGAAGCGTTTGCTCCAAAGCGCGGGGCAGGGATCTCTGCACGCTGCCTGCACAGGACTAATGCTCAAAGCAATTAAGCCACAACTGGAGAGAGGGACGAGGCTAGGAACTCCACCTCTTCCAGCCCACTCCTGAGCTTGTTATGAAGGCTTCAAACCACCCCAAGGGCTCCGTGCAGCTTGAGACAGCCAGTGAAGCCATCGTCCCTTTTCCCCACGGGCTCCTCGTGCCCAGCGGGGAAAGTGCTGATTCAGGTCGGCAGCCCAGACCCCTCCCCGGAGCTCTCCCGTCCCTGCCAGCCCTCGCGTACCTGCTGTAGGACAAGCTCCTCCTGAGACTGCAGCATCTTCTGCGTCCTCTCGGGCTCCTTCACGCTGCTCCCCGGCCGTGTGGGCTCCAAGCGTGCCCTTGCCGGGTCGCTGCTCTCAGCCCCGGCCTCCGGGAGCGTCCCCTCGGCCTCCATGTCCTCCGAGGAGGGGATCTGGCGCAGACGGGGCTTCTCGCTGGATTTAGCCATGCGCTGCGGCCAGAGGAGTCACAAATGAGCACCGAGAGCTCAGGCAGGGGACAGCCCGGGCCAAGGAGGTCACGGTGGGTGGCAGGGcatctcagggcaggagcacgATGGATGTGGGAGCCAAGGAAGCTGAGCAGGTACCCTCAGCTTGCTGCTACGAGTCGGGGCAAGGCAGCATCTCGCATGCCTGCCTCGGGTTTGGCCCTGGACATCTGGTGCTCGCTGCCCAgcaggaagggatgccatcttGCACCCTTCTAGCATCTGTCTCCCACTGCCTCCTGCACGCCCAGGCTGGACCTCCACGACTTACCTTGCCCAGATGCGTCTGCTGCTTGAGCCTCTCCAGGAACTGGGTGTGATGCTGCTGGTACACCAGTTGCTGCTGGATGGCCTTGGGGTTCTGGGGCAGGGGCTCCGAGCGGGTCCTGCCCAGCGGTTTATGGTGGCCGGGGAGCGACAGGCGCTCTGCAGAGATGAGCGAGGGGGTGAAGGAGAAGGGGACCGTTCCCAGACCTGGCACTGCAAGGGAGACAAAGGAGAGGTGAGGGGTGGCATTGTCCGCTGGGCAGGCGTGacaccctgcagagctgggcatggcaagcagcagtgctgtctgTACCCATGCAGCCTGTCACCAGACAGCCCTAAAAATGACAGTGACCCAGCCCTGGAGCCCAGTATCTGGTAGGTGAGGACGGATGGGTTGTATCTTCACAGCTCCCCTCCTCCTGTCCCCATCACCTTGGCATGGCACAGCCCACAGGGGTCTGGGGACAGGATCTGGCTGACCTCAATCACCTCGGGCCCCCCTCAGCTTCAACGGAAGAAGCTTCCTTCACTGCAGGTACGATagggcagggagagatggagCCAGGAACCAGCACAAAGGAGCCAGTTGTCCGGCTGCTGCAGTCGGAGCGGACTGCCTGGAGGGGCTAGGGGCAATAAGGCAGCTAGAGGTACAGCCAAGAGGTCTGAGCTGCCCTGCTCAACGCAGGGTCTGTAGTGAAATCTGCTGGCACGAGAGCCTAGGAAGAAGCAAGAGAGACCCCTTGGAGGGGGCCTTTTGGGCTGCAGGAAAGGTGAACGGCTCCACACCAGCCCAGCTTGGCCAGGGCAAGGGGCAGCTGGAGGGAAAAGattaatctaaatctcccctggagatattaggaaaaatgtcttcaccgaaagagtggtcaggcattggaacaggctgcccagagaggtggtggagtcaccatccttggaggtgttcaaaaaacggGCAGATGTGGCACtttcgggacatggtttagtagacacggtggtgttgggttgacggttggacttgatgatcttagaggtcttttccaaccttaagattctatgattctgtaagaGTCAAAGCTATGGCTCTCTCTGCATTGTCAAGGCTGTAGTGTGTGAAGAATTCTGGTTTCATCCATGGCAAGGACGTGCTTGCTGGCTAGCCAGAACCAGGGTCAACACCTTCCGTTCCCTCGGCCCCAGCTCACAGAAGAGTAAGGGAAAAATCAAGGCCACTGGGCTTTCCCAGCACCCAAAAAGCTCGCCTGCCCGAGCGGAGCTCCACGCTGAGCCCTACCAGCACCGACACGGCCTCAGTGCCTGTCGCCGAGCTCAACACTTACCTGCCACCAGCGGAGTGTGGGTGACCGAGGGCTCGAGGATGATGACGGGCTGGAGCCGAGGGGATAAGGGGCTCCCAGCCTCGTGCTGCTCCAAGCCAGCTGGTATGAACATGGGCGAGTGTGTGCCCGCGAGGACAGGTCCGTTCAGCACGGGCACCCGGTGTGCCAGGCCGGAGAGGGGGCGGCGatctgcctctccctgcagagaaggaggaggacgGGGTTAGCAACGGGGAGGCGACGGCACATCCTCACCGTGCCCACGGGCAATGCCCGGGAGTACGTGGAGCCAGCGCACGCCTGGCATTACCCCAGGAACACCAGGCCCAAAGGAAAAGGCTTCCCCTGCCCCACGGGGACCCTCTGCCCAGTTCTGGGGCTACCTACAACCTGGCTACCTACCCTGGCGCTACTGGTAGCCGGCAATCCCAGTGTGATGGCCGGAAGGGAGGCTGCGCTCTGCAGGGCAAACTGGGCCAGTGAGCTCTCCTGCATCATCAGGCGCTGGGCCAGGGGCGTCTGCACCAAACACAATTCATTAGTCTCCTGCTCTGGCAGCGGCGGAGCTCAGCGTGGTGGGACAAGCAGGTCGGGTGGGGggccaggcagcagagagggtGGCTGAGCCCCAGCTGCCCGGGGGAACGCCTGGGGCCAGGGCGAGGGGCATCAGGGATCCGTGGGCACAGCACATAGACTAGGAGACAAGAAGCGCACGCTGCAAAGGAAAGCAGTGCGTCAGGAGCAGCGCTGGGCCGGGCAGAAGATCCCACCGtgcagggagagcagggctAAGAGCAGTTCCTGGGCAGCGGGGTCCAGGGTGGGGGTCCCTGGGCAGGGCGGGGGGATGCTACCTTCACCTGAGCCTAGGATGGGAGCGGGAGATCGGGGCACCCAGCCCCGACCCCACGAGGCCTCTGGCTGCCAGGCCGTCGGATCTCACCTCGTGGGCCATGCCGGAGGCGGCGGGGAGGGCTCCATGCTCGGCGGGGAGGCTGTCGTTGGGAGAGCTGCAGCCGGACACGGGGGTGCTGCTACTGCTCGGGGAGGAGTCTGCATAAGGAAGAGAAGTGGGGGGTGATGGGCACAGGCACCCAGAGAAGGGCtgcgcagcccctgccccagcccttcgtagccctccctccctccaacAGCTGCCCACCGCCCTCCTAGGGCCAAATCTCCCTGGAGTGGAGACggagctgccctgccagcgTGGGAGGCACCGCACCACGGTGAGGAATCCCGGCCAGCCGCGTTTGCTCAGGGCCTTGGGCCCTTCCAGCCTTGCAGGTCCATCCCTGGGCCCAGGGTACAGCTGCAGCAACATCCTTTCCTGGCTCATCCACCCCTGCACCGTCACGGCGGAGAGCTCCCTCCGTGGGCTGCGCCCCGAGGAGGCCACCGATAACGTGCCGAGCCCCGGAGACACGATCTCCAGGTAGACGTCGCGCAGGATCCCGGGCAGACTGtggctgctccagcctggcCCCAAGGTCTCTCCAAACGCCCGAGGTATCGCCATCCAGGCAAAGCCTCACCGATGGCCTCGGGCGGCCGCCTCTTCAGCGAGGGGGGAGCGCTCTCCTTCCGCGTCAGGGGGTTCTTGCGTCGGTCAAGGCACTTCCTGGGCTTGCAACGCACCTTCAGGTTGGGCTCAGATGCTGCGGGCAGACAAGGCAGTTAGTCCCGGCCCCGCTGCTGATGGGGGCGAAGCTGGACTGGCTTTGTGGGGCCAGGACACCCCACTTCTCGGCTCCAGCTGTCCCCTGCAAGTGGGCTGCGAGGGTATCGTGGCGGGAGGGAGGTGGCATTATCTTCGAGGCCTTACCTGTCTTCCGCAGCGGAAAATGCTCTGGGGGGTCAAGAGAAGTGCTGGGGACGGGGGGCAGGAAGGTGCTGAGCACAGGAGGGGAAGGGCCCTCAGGATCCAGAGGCTCCAGAGACCTACGAAGAGAAGCCACCTTGTTAGAGACCTTTGCCAGCTGGCACCCATGTGCCACCCACGCAACGCCCTCCAGCGCAAGGGTGGCCCACGGGGCATTGCCTTTCCTGGGCGCGTCCTAGCTCTTCTGCCAGGGGCCAGTGGACAACCTGTCCACTACCACAAGCACCCACAGAAGGGATCCAGCTCCTGGTTTTGCCTTGTTTTGGGACAAAAGACAAGAAGCCTGACAGTACTTTTGTGGGTCAGGAGTGGGACAAGCCACCAAAGCCCAACAAGGTCAGGGAAACCAGCCTGGGAGCTTCATTCACCTCCTGCAAGCACTTAACACAAACCAAGCCACCTCACCCCAACAGACGTTCACTAAACAGTATCTCTAAAGACCAGGAAGCAGAAGATAACAGCAAGATCTTGCCCAAGATAAACAGCCAGCTTTTCTGGGTCCTGAGCAGATGTCCTGCTTGGGGCAGGCCAGAGGGTGCCCTTGTTTTACCTGTATGGCATGGCTGAAGGGTTGGGGTTACTGGTCCTCTCCAAAGCTGCTTGTTGCTTCTTCAGGATGACCTCGGCCAGCTTCTGCTTCACCACCGTGCTGGCCACAGCACCTGCAGGAAGACCAGCAGTGACCACACAGGGTTGAGAGCCAACACAAAGCACCTTAAATGATCCCTGTAGACACAAGTGCAGCCCCACGGCTCCACGAGTAACGCCAGGATGGCTGAAGACCCCCTACAAGCACACGGACACTGAGAAAACCCCGCGGAGATGCTTGGTGCAGTTCTCAGGTCAAGGTTGGCTCAGGGAGAGAAAGGCCAGCTGGGGCAACCGGAGTTTCCCGGCCGGTCAGGGAAGCATCCTTGTCCCACCTCAGCTCTCCCACGTCATCTCAGGAGCCTGATCTTTTCTGCATGCGCCTCGCTGAGCGTTAGGCGAGAGGGAGAGCACGGCCAGAGGTGAGTCTCAGCTGCAGATCTGCCTGCTTCATCCGAGCCAGAGAGAGCAGGTATAAGCTGACACCCACAGAATAAAGCACGAAAGCACAACGTGGCTCGTACAGCAGGGACAAAACTCCCATGGGTGCATGGGATCCCTCTCCAGAGACACTGTGCCCCGAGGCTCTTTGAGTCGGTGTTAGAGGCTGACGATAATTTCCAGCTGATGGCGTACAGCTCTGCTCGGCCCGCACCTCAGCTCCCCCAGCAGCCACACTCTGCCCCCAAACAGGGACAGCTTGCATGAGAGcgagcaagaaaaagaaagcacctCCAAACAGTTCAGGGGATAACTTTGAGGCTCCTGAAGCTCTTGGTGGAGCTGCACTCTTCCAGAAGAGCACGAGACTTACCACAACCCGCTGGCGAACAAACAGCACCGACCCACGTTCAACACCTGGCTCCACCGCGGTGGTGAAACACCCCCAGGCAGAGGTCTGACTGCGGCAGGGTGCTGCAATCGCCAGCCCCCGGCTGCCGTGAGCAGATCCCCACCTTGGACAAGGGCCCGTTCCCATGCTCCCACCCCTGCCAGGCCATATCCCCATCCGCCCGTTCCAGCAGGGACGTTCTGTGGTTACAATGGGGATGCTCCACACTTCCGCACCAGTGTTCGGCACCTCCGAGCACAAGTTCGTTAATTAATTTGTATGATTACCTCCCCAGATTGCACAAAGGGGCTGAGCATAAGCTCTCACGCTCAGCCACGCCGAGCCGACTGCGTTCGTAGGAGCTGTTTGCTCAGGAACGGCACGGAAAGGGCACGCGCTGCGTTTACAGCATCGCAATCAGACCCATCGACCCTGTGAAccgcagcagagcagcctgtgctCCACAGCCGCGTGGCAGTCAAGGGAATAAATATATCGGCACCCCGAGAGAGCTCAGACTGGAGGGGCAGGTGGATGGTAGGCTCACGGACACCGTTCCGGGCGCAGCGCATCCCATGCACGCTGCAGCTGCATCTTTGCGTCGTGACGAAGAGAGCTCTGCACATCTCAGAGCAAGCTCCCAGCAGCGACTGGCACTAGATGGCGCAGGGAGATCGCAGCCGGACAGGGTTTGCAAACCTTTCTGCCCAGAGCGGGGGCACCCACTAACCTCTCCCCACTGCCACGGGTGCAAGTTCAAAAGGCAAATTTTCGTGCCCTGCCCTGGACAGTCACAAGCACGGTCAGCTCGGGGAGCACCGCTGCAGCGGCCGTAGGGCACGACGCAACGTTAGCGGGGAGATCTACTGCGACCGCCTGGTTGGCATCGCTAGGAAGGACACGAAGGACAAACGCCAGCCAGGCCAGGGCCAAATAAATCTCTTGCCAGCTGCTGAGCGCAGCATGCTGGCATCGCTGCTCAGAAGGACCCGACTTCCCCGCGGACACGAAGCTGTTCCCTTGGCCCCGGGCAGGCACGGAGCAGGGCTCAGTTTGAGGCACAGGACAGATGCTCAGTGGCGTGGATGCCATCACACGCCTTTAGacagagagaaggcagagctCGGTCTGGAGAAGGGCAGACCCGCCTGCTGAGCCCCCTTCTAAAAGCCACTCTCATCCCACTCCCTCTGTGAGGcgggtgtcctggtttcgggGACGCGGCTCCTCGGGCAGCGATGCGGCGCCCGGTGCCACGTGCTGGCAGACGCACAGAAGCTCTTACTTCGTTTGCTCTTGTCCTTGTTGAGGATCTGCCGCAGCTCCTGTTCCTGTTGCCCAGGCTCGGCTTCACGGTGCGGGGACTCCATGGTCACCTACGAGAGGAGAGTCGCATCAGCACCTCGCCTAACGCAGACCAAAGCCCCCCTtgccccctccccaagcccAAGGCACGACGACACGGTGATGGAGCATGTCTGAAACCGTCTGTTCTGTCATTTTTGGAAACGTGACGGGCAGCCCTGGCTGACAAGAACATGGTAAGTTGTTTCATCACAGCAAACCGGACGCATCTTTGTCTCCAGAGACGCTCTCCCCAGGGACATTGTAAAATTCAAACCAGTCTGTTTCAACTTGCTGCCTTCCGTGGTGTTTTGACATATCTGTAGCTAAGGCATGTTGtaatacaacaaaaaataaaaatcatagttgactaagaaaaggaaaaaattaaaaacctattATACAAGTCTCAAAAGTTTGGATCTTGGTGTTTTCCAGAACTGAGGTTTTCGGAGATGATCCCATCTCACAGGGAGGTCGGAAAGCACAAATGCCTCTACGGACCCAACAGtcgtggcagcagcagcagcatctcaaACTCTCCTTGTGTGGACCAAGCTGATACTCGGGctcaaaaaaaaacctcagtgtgATTCCTCCAGAGCTTCCAGACAAGGTTACTGGGACCAGTGAGCCCGTGCCAGCCCCTGAGAGTGGGGCAGAGCACGTGGGACGTGAGAGGAGCGGATGAGGCTGGGCTTGTTTAGTCCGGAGGCGAGGGGGTACAACCGCATCTTCCACCACCCAAAGGGAGCAGCTGGAGCCAGGCTCCTCCGAGGAGCACAGCAAACGGATGAGCAGCAACGGGACGGACGTGCCAGGAGGGAAATCCCAATCGGACGTAGCGAGTGGATTCCCGCCGTGAGCACGGTGCTGCCCCTGCGACTGGGACGGGCGGGGGGTGATGTCTGCGCTCAGAGACGGCCCCAACTCGCCTGGACGtggtcctcctcctcctccacaacCTGCCCTACCTCTGAAGCTGGCCCTGCTCTCAGCGGTGGTCTCTAGAGGAACCATCCGAGCTAAATCTCGCTGTAGTTCTGTGACAGCGCAAGTCTGGCAGCAGAGGCCGCGCAGGGCAGGGGTGCTATTCCGGGTGACACTAGAGAATTTCAGTGAAGGCTTCCCAGAAAAGCAAATTAGCTTGTAAAGTAAGTAAGCCGTGCCTCCAGGGCACACAAACAGCGGTGGCCAAGCGGAGTGGCAGATCACAGACACCAGGCATCCTGTCCAGTCGCTCTGGCTCCTCGCTCAGCACACATGGTATGCGGCTGAAAACATTTCCCCGCTTCGCACATCCCAGGAGGCCCCAGCCCTCCCGCTGGCCTTGGCAGGATGGAGATTTGGCCCGAAAGTAAGACACGAAACCCCCCCACCTGACTCCCTAACCGGCCTCCTTGCATCAGAGAGGTCTCCGGGCTGGCTCAAAAGCACTATAGACTCTCCAGCTCAGGGGAAAGAAGGAATTCACCCGGGAAGGTTATTTTGGCATTGGGATTTCCAGCCTCTTCCTCTTAATCCCTGCCAGAGACGGGAGCTCGGGCAAAGGCAGCCCCGACGCAGGGCACCGCTGGCAGACACTCACGGCACCATGAGCTACGTGCTTTGGGGGCAAAACTAATTCTTCCAAGTGCCCAGACCTCACCCAGCCGCTACCGAAAACGGGTGCGGGTCGTCCCCCCTggcccctgcaccccagggtgcccgTACCCTCACGTGCTGGTGGGCGAGCTGCTCCACTTGCTGCTGGTGGAGGCTGGCGAGGAAgagctggtgctgcagctgctgcgTGTGCTTCAGGGCCAGCAAGGTGGTGTCAGAGCCGGGCTTGACGACACGCTGCCCGATCCGCAGGTCCATGGGGACGGTCTGGGGCACCCGTGGGGAGGTGCACGGGTTCACAGCAGCTGTCGAGACACAAAGCAGGGCACAGCTTAGTCCCGTCTGGCTCAGACCATCCtggtaggtaggtaggtagggAAAGCATCAGGATGGAGCCCG
Above is a window of Balearica regulorum gibbericeps isolate bBalReg1 chromosome 29, bBalReg1.pri, whole genome shotgun sequence DNA encoding:
- the HDAC7 gene encoding histone deacetylase 7 isoform X7 yields the protein MDLRIGQRVVKPGSDTTLLALKHTQQLQHQLFLASLHQQQVEQLAHQHVRVTMESPHREAEPGQQEQELRQILNKDKSKRSAVASTVVKQKLAEVILKKQQAALERTSNPNPSAMPYRSLEPLDPEGPSPPVLSTFLPPVPSTSLDPPEHFPLRKTASEPNLKVRCKPRKCLDRRKNPLTRKESAPPSLKRRPPEAIDSSPSSSSTPVSGCSSPNDSLPAEHGALPAASGMAHEGEADRRPLSGLAHRVPVLNGPVLAGTHSPMFIPAGLEQHEAGSPLSPRLQPVIILEPSVTHTPLVAVPGLGTVPFSFTPSLISAERLSLPGHHKPLGRTRSEPLPQNPKAIQQQLVYQQHHTQFLERLKQQTHLGKRMAKSSEKPRLRQIPSSEDMEAEGTLPEAGAESSDPARARLEPTRPGSSVKEPERTQKMLQSQEELVLQQAYLWDSYQRGQQQLLKRQPLADSPMVPTIHAGHRPLSRAQSSPATATVSLPAQDTASKTLSLPVQEQPAKPHFTTGLVYDSVMLKHQCSCGDNSNHPEHAGRIQSIWSRLQERGLRSQCECLRGRKATLEELQCVHTERHVFLYGTNPLNRLKLDNGKLAGILSQRMFVMLPCGGVGVDSDTIWNELHSSNAARWAAGSVTELAFKVATRELKNGFAVVRPPGHHADPSTAMGFCFFNSVAIAARQLQQKGKLSKILIVDWDVHHGNGTQQIFYRDPEVLYISLHRHDDGNFFPGSGAADEVGAGPGEGFNVNVAWTGGLDPPMGDPEYLAAFRTVVMPIAHEFSPDVVLVSAGFDAADGHPPPLGGYKVSAKCFGYMTKQLMSLAGGAIVLALEGGHDLTAICDASEACVSALLGNELDPLPEESMRQKPNPNAVRSLETVIQVQSKYWVAVQRFASKLGCSFLEAQHHEAEEVETVTALASLSVAVMVEKRPQDEPMEEEEPMNQ